One genomic window of Vicinamibacterales bacterium includes the following:
- a CDS encoding helix-turn-helix domain-containing protein: DARSFAESVTTPASETRHVERRRQRPLPMLLTIDETADLLRTTRRAVYAMVERRQLPGVVRVRRRVLVRSQELLNWLDQKSALSLKENKR, translated from the coding sequence GGACGCCCGTTCATTCGCCGAATCCGTCACAACGCCTGCCAGTGAAACGCGTCACGTCGAGCGGCGGCGTCAGCGCCCGTTGCCGATGCTGCTGACGATTGACGAAACGGCTGACCTGCTGCGCACGACGCGTCGCGCCGTGTACGCGATGGTCGAACGACGACAGTTGCCCGGCGTCGTACGCGTGCGCCGACGTGTCCTCGTGCGCTCGCAGGAGCTGCTAAACTGGCTCGACCAGAAAAGCGCGCTCTCGCTGAAGGAGAACAAGCGATGA